The sequence below is a genomic window from Glycine max cultivar Williams 82 chromosome 20, Glycine_max_v4.0, whole genome shotgun sequence.
AAATCCCTAGAAATTACCAAATTCAGCCTTATCTGAAGAAAAAGATGCCATttgaattaaggtaaaaagaaaatgtatcaCAAGGTCTACATAATAGAAACCTCATCTATCTTGAAGCATATCTCAAACTAAACTTGATTGCCAGTTATCTTGATGAGGATGGATGAGGTATGTCTGCAAGAACTTATTTGCATGTCTTTTACATTAGGTGTGCCCTAAAGCTGCCTAGTCCCTCACTATATCAATATTAATTCAATCTTCCCCCATGAATGGAAACAATATTTTGAGATGGATGCATTAATTTAGTCAGTGTCACATGTACAATGCACACAACAAACCACAGCAACAGTATTAATAGGTCATTTTGTTAAAGGCTCAAAGAAACTGGATTAGAAATGCCACACTCGTGGACCAAAACTAGCATGCCAAATTACAAACTAGCAACTTAAACACAGTTATTCAACTGAGCATAGCATATACATCCACATGAGCATATAGcatataataaacataaatctGTTAAAGAAAAGGGGGTAAACAGGAGAAGGAagattatatataatagattttaCCTCTTCTTACGCTTAGCCATTATATTGTAGTCCATACATCTCCGTAGGTATAATGACTATAAGACAGACATGTATATTGTTAGAACAGCATGCGATGATATTATCTTCAGAGACCCGAAATCGGGAGAGTtcaagaggtaaaaaaaaaaaaacaaaggaagcaATAGGTACTACTAAAGAGAAGTAAATAGTATAAGAAATTCTCCTAAACAACAGAtagaaaaagagataattttcaaaaaaaaaaaaataatgataccAATAATATCAGCCCTATAACTCATGCAATATATCCCAATTCCCAatataagttataaataatcacataaaacataatttacatAGGCAGAAGGAGTACATATCTTTCAGCACAACTCTTAATTATGTTGTAGAGCTCTATAGGCCTGCAATAAACAGCAAAACTCTCTTTCGCAGCAAGCTTCTCTTCCGCAGATAAATGCTCCCAAACAACTTCATTTGTTTGGTTGATCAGTGCTTCTAGAATTTCTGCAGAGGCAATTGATATCAGATCAGCATTTGTTATGTTGCACCCTTTTTTGGGGTGGGGGACTGCAGTAGTTTCCCATGGAAGAGAACTTACGTTTCAGAAGCTACCATTCTTGCTGAAGAAGTCTCAGGTATATCTGACATTGATCTGAACCTTGACATATGCGAAATTTTCAGAAGCAACAAACCTACAATGGAAAACAATGCAACAGATCATCAAAACCATATATTGAAAACATATAGCAACATTTCAGATATAGTGAAATTCCATAACACAATTGAAAGCAATGGTACTATCTAAGATGAAGAATCGAATAAAAAATATCCAAGTATATAGAAGGTTTCtaacttgaaaaaataaataattaaaatttatgtagaGGAATTTGGCACCTCTAAAGTGAGCAATTCACTTTAGAAGGTGAGTAACTAGCCTCAGttgatataaaaatttaattgttgatATTTCAACACATTCATAATTTGTTATGCCCGACAATTGATTTTCTCATCAACGATTTGTAAGATTACTCACTCTATATCCTCTAAAGTTAATAACCTACTTTAGAGGAGATGAATTGAAGAGTCattgaaatttttgaaattgCAATCAACTCCAGTGTCTGCCCAGATTAGGCAGATGACACACATTGGTTGGAACATCAAATGTCTCCCCGCGTGCCATTGCCTGAAAACCAAAAGTGGTTATGTCTATTTGATTGCTTTCAGTTAGAGTTTCCTTGGCATTCATTCACATTTCTATCTAATTTCCGTTCATTAACAGTGAGTGAGTCCATATGAAAGAACCAAAAATGGCATCAAAATCCACCAACTCGGTCCCGATTTAGCAATGCAACCACATGAGAATGTGTTGGGTTGAAGACTTGAATATTGGACAAGAAAACTATAGGCAAAGTTtatacagagaaaaaaaaaacatttttatgtcCTTGGGACCACAATAACATGTATACTTTACCGAGCCTATGTCGCTCTGATCTATCTTATCTTAACTACTAATAATTTGTCACTAGCATGTTGTTGTAAAACAATTAGTCGCTAGGATAATAGCtaaacaactttttatttttcagattcATACTTTTGACCATCTAACAACAAAGATTGTGACGGAATATACTTGTCAAACGCTACACTAGAAAGACATCACTAATATGAAccatttctttattattttcattttccaccAGAAATCCCTCGTCTCCTACCTACCTATCCTTTATGTATCCCCGCCACCCTAGCTAATATAATCCTCTGTGCTCAGTGCTCACCATGATCCAAGGCCTACTCCCTTTCATTCTCCCGTGTGTTTATCGTTCAACAAGGTTATGTATTCATTACCTTATCAATTCCTTTATTAATACCCCATTTCATCAATTGTGACTAAAATgagttaaattaataataattaaatatattcttaacattttttaatatgtcaaataataaactagtataaaattataagaaatgaaGTTGAAGTTGAGTAAAATTTAGTTTCAAAAAAGaagttgagtattttttttattcgtaggagtcaaaaataaaaacaataataaatgaagTGAAGACTTTATACTAGGATCCTCATTtatctcaaatatatttttgaataaaaataaaacttcaaaaaacattgtcatcttttttattgtttttagccaatttttttacctttttgttaTTCAATCAAATTCTTGGACTGCCAAAAATAATAACCTAATCATTTTCTTATCGTCAAATACTAATTGTTAGTGTGTTCGTTTTTAATAATAGAGGGAATTGAACCCTAATCTTTCCTTCTCTCTTAACCATTCAATCCACCTTATGTCTTCAACTGCctaatcaattattaattttcttgttaaatTGTTGACCTAATCGATCTATCAAATTGTCCATCAAATCAATCAAtagattttcataaaatatctaTCTCTATTGAATAAAAACTTCAAGTATAATTATGAGTTGTATCAAACATATGAAATCCATATCCATCCATAATAGAGATacaaagatttaaaaataaaactcaatctttactaaaaatattaaaaagtaccTCGTATGACTCGATATTCAATAATCTTTACAATAACTTAGAATAAATCTCGATCAATTTTTGTAGCTCTCAAGAATTAGGGTTTGTAATTGACGCAAGAGGGTATAAAGAAGTGAAATGGGAGAACCCAATATATACTACTTTGAAATCAatccaattaaaataatatttattccaTAAAAAGGGTTATGTTGAAGTAACAAATCACTATTTGACAAATGTAGTCAATTTTATTATTGCACGGTAAAATAACTTAATAGAAGTGGTCTAGGACGTAAAGCTAGTTGGGTCCAATGGGTTAACTTGCTCAAACGAATTGGGTTGATTTATGCAATTCAATCCAACCTGCACAACCCGCCAACCCAATTATTAAACTGAACTAATCAATTTTTCCATTGAaccaatcaattttataaaatattcatctttATCGAATAAAAACTTCATGTATAATCATGATTAtgcattttttaatcaaatagacGAAATCCACATCCACTCATGATGGAGatataaagatttaaaaaaattcctacTAAATATTAAATGTTGTTGTGTATGATTTGGTAATGAACtttcaatgaatcaattacaTGTTGTTTCCATTCAAGATTTGTTAATGACTTAATGGAATCGATTGCTTTAATGATACTCGGGTTGGCACCTCCTAATGATTATGATAGCAAGTtatttatatcttaaaatatcttTGATTCCAGCTGAATGATTCATGAAATATAgtaagttatttatattttaaaatacctttGATTCATGTATATTGTTATCATGAAGTTCGCACCTATTACACAAAGGTTCATTGcttaaatgaatcaaaatgCCAAAGTTATATGTTACCTATTTTACACCTATATTTTACAATAGCTTCTATTGGAACTAATTAAGGATATATAAAGTTATAATTAAACCCTTTGTTTAATACTGCTAATATTATGGCAATGACAATGACACAAAGTGTTAGCATctgttagaagaaaaaaatgcgtAGATTTTATCGTTTGATCTCATAAAATTGAATCACCGATAGCTTGTGTCACCGAATGATTTCATAAAGCTTTTGTTAGCTAATTGAAGAAACTAATTAAGCGAATGATTTTGAATTCTATACATATTATTCATCACCGATATGATTCTCAGATACAGCAGCCACATGTGGTAGAAAATAGAAATTGGATATATTTCATTGGTCTGCATATGTAATCAAACTGGGAAATCCTAATTACGCAATTAGCCAGATACCATGTTATGAAACGCTGCATTTGATGCAGCAAAAACAGGACAAAGGGAGACTATTCATCATCGTTTTAAGGAGTGCTACAAGGCCAGGAGAGTTTGGAGCATGATTCAATTGGATAAGCAGATTCACTTTGCTGTGGAAGACTTTGACCAATGGTTGTATCTCAATGCAACTACAGATTATGGTGCTCTTTTCTGCATATATCTTGCTGGTTTATTCGGAACATGGAAGTCTAGGAATTCGGAAGCGTTTGAAGATAACTCATGTGCAGATTGGTTCATATATAATCAAATCATGACTCTTTTTTATGTTACCAATATTCCTTTTCAGAAAATGACTTAACCCTTTAAAGTGGAGGCTTATCAGAGATCATCTTAGACAATACGTTAGCAGGTTTCTCAGGATCATGTGGTTTTTCAACTAGTTGGCCTGAAATAAGGGAACAGAATGTTACTTGTCAAGAGATTCAAAGCTTGCTATCAATCTCATCTAATTGATTGAAGATAtaaaaattttaccttaataaTTTACATTCaactttaatattaattttaaagataaattataatattggtcctttaattttctaaattcaCAGTTTTGGGctcacttatttttatttgtaatatttaatcatttaattttacaaattaataattttaattcatatgttagattattaattaataattgtgattaattttttctttgaaggggtagagttattaaattaattataaataattaaagatcattaattattaaaaaactttAATCAAGAACTAGAATTTGTAAGAGGCACAACAGGGTGTAACGAAGTAAAAtggatttttaaatatatatatatatatatatatatatatatatatatatatatatatatatatattaagaaaatattgtaaAAGTACCATAAgaagtcaaataaataaaataaatacaacaaatggtatgtgataaaaaaaattaaaaaaaaaaagacttaaagACATGTTGTGTGTACGATGTAGCTTTAGATATAAATAGTTTGAGAGAAATGTGCAAATGTATTATAAGTATATGATAACAACTGGCTAATGACAAAATTAAGAATAAGACGATTGTCTTAATTTTATTGGTTATTAGGattgtttaattcaattttttcttagagccaattataaaaaaatccttaaagTACATATAATTAACGATGTTAGCATATAGAAAAAAGTACCAATTAATCATTAGTCTTAAGTGATatgaaacattaaaaatgtcGAAGTTTAGAGTTTGTTGTTATTTGAACAAATATCAACATGCTAATGGAGTCTAACTAttctttttgtaattatttttggcAAATTCACATTTAGTTTGTTGGAAGACGCAATAAATAAGGTGATTGAATTGGTAAGAGGGTGTGTGAGTGAAGAGAGCAAAGATTGCCGAACTCATTGAAAGTGGCATCATTCTCGTAGAGACTTTTctcatctttaatttctttattttctttttatttggagttttttattattattattgtggtgTTGTTTTGATGCACAACAATTTATGACCCTTTGTGTTCCTCtaacttttttctcttcattccaaattaattaacatacaaTTTTCTCAACTTGGAGAAAGAaatcaacaaacaaaataagatGCATAGGTCTGCAAGCTGGAACAGGTTCTCGGATGATTACTTCAAGCATGCCACGACGAGTTCTCCATCTTCAGGACATAGATCATCTTATTCTATGTTCGATGGCAACAATTTGCCTACATATGACCCCATTGCAGAGTTGGCTAAGAGGGAGAGGGCACGTGTGAAGTTCGCCGAGAATGCAGTGCATGTTATCCCTTTAGTGCTAATTGTTTGTGCCATCATCCTTTGGCTCTTTTCAAATCCAGGTGAATTAATTATATAGAATAACATGAATTAAAGTActcatttatttcttaaaacaaaatatatatatatatgagtttcAAAAGTTGGTTTTTCTTGAatgatattatttcatttttgataATGAAGTTATCCAAGTATATACGTTTCTTGACCAAATAATGTCTCTAGAGCTTTTGTATTAAATATCAAAACGAAAAatggtcaataaaaaaaattatacatttggCTAAGTCTTTCGATTAAATATAGCTGTCACTTGAGTACGATTATTAGATTTCTTCTGTTGATAAATGACATGATATGTAAATTCTACTATAGCTCATTATTGAGGTTGACACTCTTTCCCGACCTTACAAGGGAGTGTGCATGTCTTCTTGTAATAAACTTTTCACCTcggcaaacaaaaataaaataaaaagctgAATTAAACCTGCCAACGCATGAAATAAGATATTATTTGtcataattgaattatttttaaaataaaaaataaaacttttctctacattataatattgtattattttttattttattatattttaagaaaatcaaatgtcGTGTACTTTGtctttctctttgaattatttgactgattagttttattttttctggttTTCGTATAATAGATGTGGGAATCATAGGAGATCCAATAGAAGCAAGAATCGAAGGATTAAGTCTTGAAGGAGAAATTGAAAATGATAGCGACGGTACTCAAATGGGTTTCTTACCTATTGTGACCTCAGAAGAAATATCAACGACAGAATTTGGTGCTGAAAAAGATTCAATAATTCCAAAGAATCTTTAGTGAATGATTTTTGAGTTTATATTCGGAAAGGCTAAAGCTAGTTACCTTAATTAACGTGTATTGAAACTGCTAATgtaatattctttaatttcttgAATTATTTCCTAAGGTTTGATCAAAAGAAAACGCAAATTATGCTTTTggtaattttaaacattttattatgcaTTGATAAGATTATACGGAATTAATCGTCATCAAAagtcaaatttattttagtttgtagCCATATATATTTAGTTAATTATGTGTAATTCAGTTTCAGcctatcatttttatatttataactcctaaatattgtgaattatatatCTAGCTATGTTTTTACATGAAATAAACCTCAAGACGTACACAAGAGGTTGGTTTAATataacatttcattttttacaagTTAAAATGTATATAAGTACTTTATAAATTCGGATACCTATACtactttgttttatttcaaGTTGAGACactattctatttttatttattttattttatttttataaaatgtccTTACATGAAATTCAGTGAGTGGTTAGGTTAAAATACACTACAAGAAAAGCATATATTAAGAAAAGCACTTATCATTTAGAAGGGTTTACTGTATGAATAATAATACTTGaacatcaatttattttaaatacctcttatttctttttatcttttttatcatatcataaatcttataattaattacttatagttttctatttttttctctttctcactGAGTGTTTAATAGTATTGTGAATGtccatttattttttgtctactTGTATTTAGGGCAGTTTACatatacttttgttttctattttcatttttttaattacaaacttgttaccttatttttattttatttattgttttcaaatatttgtatAGAAAATAGAGAAATAAAGTTGTTTACCGTGTTTCCTGtacaagttaattaattaaaaaatggtaattttgtgattaaaaaataaaaatagaaaatgaaaacaagaagcAAAAAATAAACGTTCCTTACATTTTCTGATTTTatattctgttttcattttttcattataaaattactattttgttttcaatttatttatcgtttttaaatatttgtacaAGAAACGTAAAATCAATTCTTTTTCTACCATATAtcaatctttttctttctaaaatcaACTTACAAAGTTACACTCCCATATATAAAACTTAAAGCCATTAAATCGTCCAATCTTTTGCGACAAGATACATTAAGCATCATGTTATTCAAAAGCCTGCGCACGCACAGATTAACTTGATAATTGGAAAATAGAACTTAAGAATAAAGGGAGAAGTGATGAGAAAGGAATCATGAATCTAAAtgtcttttattatatttttaataaaaataataaaataacatttattaataataataaaaacatcaaattcagGCTCATCTAGCAAgaacaacaagaaaaggaagaaacaaaCCCAAATTAAAGCTGGCAGTAACGGAAATGCAAAGTACACAAgccattaattatataatagaaTATTAGTGTGTTTTCGACAGAGCAACACACACTGGTaggtgtgtatatatattttcttttaatttaacaattctaaagagaaatttatctttgattgttagatttaaaaaaaaataaagagtgatgatggagaataattattttggaaaaaCTTAATTCTttctcatataaattaaaagagttTGTTGGTTTGTGTTACattatagaataattttaaatcttccAAACAAATCTATAACATCTTTGTACTAATTTTTCCTACTTAGCTTGtttaatgaagaaaatattaaatatcttatatattttgaagATAATAATATAGTAATTTTGTTAATGTATGTCCGTGAATTGGCTTTCCAAAACTGGAAAGAACCCATAAAATTCCTGTATGTTTGGATTGAAATTAGAAATGTTAGATATATGTTTTAaggaaaattcaataaataaaaataaaataaaaaattgatcttttggaaaaaaataattttaccttaaaaacatttttttacctCCTGAAAATCAAGCATAAtgcaaaatgatttaaaaaacaaatgaaagcaACAGAAAAGTGGGCTCCCTCATGATAACCTTTGTCCGCTTTGTGGTGAGCATGCATCcagaaacaacacaacaattATCACAGGgtatcaataaatatattataaaattgtttcaaCTTAATCAATCATGTCAATGTGATAAATATTTAGATGaagaatttttattgtttataataattttaggtaCCCAACTCAGGCATAATGATACCAATGGGCTGTCAAAGAAAAAGTTCTCAATAAAAATCAACCTTTAAACTAAAAAGATGACGCCACGTGAAAGCTTAACCGTTACGTGCTTTCTCCCAAGATCAC
It includes:
- the LOC100805238 gene encoding uncharacterized protein, producing MHRSASWNRFSDDYFKHATTSSPSSGHRSSYSMFDGNNLPTYDPIAELAKRERARVKFAENAVHVIPLVLIVCAIILWLFSNPDVGIIGDPIEARIEGLSLEGEIENDSDGTQMGFLPIVTSEEISTTEFGAEKDSIIPKNL